The sequence AATAATCAGAGCGGTACGCTTGCACTAGAAAATAATCAAAACATCACTGGCTATGTAACTAGCAGCAATGGTGTCAATGGAACTTTAAAGTTCGTGGGTAGTGGTTCCGTAGGTGGTGTAATTACTAATTTAAAAACGTTAGAAGCAGGTGCCGGTGATGTGACATTAGCTACTGGTGATCATACCATAGAGGAAATCCAGGGTAATGGTACGCAAAACTTAACTTTTGCTAGTGGTTTTAATTTAACAGGTGATATTAACCCAAATGGCGGAGATAAAGTTGGTTTAATATTCCAAGGTAGTGGCAGTATTACTGGGGTTGTCGGGACTAACAATAATCCGGTTGGTAATATCCAAGTTCAAGCTTATACTGTGGCATTTGGTGATCTAATTCATGCTCAAGAGATAACTATATCAGGTACTGCTGAGATTGCTGCCAATGTCACCGCCACTAATATTACTGGCGCTCAAGGTACGGTTAGATTTAATAACCAACAAGATATTGAGGTTAATAGCGCGATAGGCATCGGGAATGTAGAAATAGCCGGAAGTAATGTGAAAGCCAACAAGGTAGTTTCAGCGAGTAGTGTTAATTTCACTAGTTCTCAAGAGGCAACTTTGACCTTAAACGAACAGAGTACTATAAGTAACATTACAACAACTGGTAATCAGGTGCATAGTTTAGCATTACATGAGGATCTTACTATTGCAGGTAATGTTGGAACAGGAAGTAACAGATTCAAAGAGATTGAATTACAAGGTGATCATACAGTTAGCATTACTAACAGTAATCTCTATGCTGCTGTGTTAACCACAACTAATAATAGCGGTAAAGTAATATTTAACTCGAGTGGTAGCATCGCTTATGGTAATTTAGGAGCGGATAAGCTTAGATTATCTGATGTAACTTTTGATAGTAACTCTACGGTGAAAGGTGATGTTTACTCCAAGAAAATAACCATTAATGCTGATAAAACGGCAATTTTTGCTGGTATCGAGAAAAGAACTATGGCTATCCCAGGGGTAAATGTAGACAGGGCTATTTTACCAAGACTAATTGAGCAATTTACCTATTACACACAAATTGATTCGGACAATATATACGCTAATCAATCGTCTAAGATGAAGTTTGATAATGCAGCATTAGTTAAGGCTTCAATTAATGGTGGACAGGTAATATTAGCAGGTGATGTATGGTTTAAAGACAAAGTAGAATCAACCGCTCATGTAACCTTTGAACCAAATAAATATGTAATATTAGAAAACGATATTACATTTGCTAGCATTGAAGCCAATCAAGCCAAGATAATTATGTTACCTGAAAAGGGAACTATAGCTATGACTGGTGATTTAACGGCTGAAAATTTAATCATGGATCTTGGAACTGGGCAATTAAAATATGCTGGTAATGCAAAGCTAAAAACTCTAGAACTGCATACTTTCTATGACACCTCAAAAATGGCAGGTGGTAATATAGAGATTCAGAAGGATAGTAAACTGGATATATCACAACTAGACAAACTGAAAATAAAAGTAATAGCACGATCTGATATTAACAAAATTTCTGAAGATACTACATATACTCTGATTTCATCAGTTAATAAAGATGGTATTATTGGAAAAGATAAAATTGATATTGACCTTAATACAGATGCTGAACAAAACCGCTTTGTCAAATGGAGCATTGATCATGATACTCTGACCCTACGTGCAAAGGATGTTTCGAAGGAAGAGTTAGGGAAATTCAAGGAAAAGTTAGAGGAGAAATTAAAGGAAAATTCAGATGGTAAATCAGATGATGGTTCTGATAGCTTATCAGAACAACTGAAACTTGTTGAAATGTTTATGCATGCTGAACAAGGTAGTGATGCTGCTAATTGTAACAACCATATTGGTAACATGAATGAAGATAAGGTTGGAGAGTTATTTAAGAGATTATTACCTGGTAAAAAAGCTTCAATAGAACAAAGTCCAATGAATGTAATATCTGAAGTAATGACATTAACGAGTTTAGCTGTTAATAATCAAATTGCTGTAAGAATAGATGGACAGAAACCTATAGCAGCTATAGGAGCTGGTGATGATGATAAAAAAATGTATGGAGTATGGGCTAGCCCGTTCTATGGTACTGCTAACCAAAAAATACAACAAGGAGTTAGTGGTTATAACATGAAATCGGCGGGCTTAATTGTCGGTTTTGATGGATTAGTACATGATAACTTGTTACTTGGTGCAGCTTATAGCTTAATTGATACAAAAATGTCTCATAAGAATCAAAAAAATGGTGATAAAACTAATGGTACAACTAATATCTTCTCTTTATATGGTTTATATCAATTTGCCGGTAATTGGTTTGCTGAAGCGATAGCATCATATGGTATAACTAAGGTTAAAAACTTAGAAGGGCGTGTAATTTCAACTAATTTGAGAAGTGTCACTGCTCTAGATACAGCTGTTGCTAAATATAAATCTATTTCTTACGGCGGGCAACTACTTGCTGGATATAATTATCAACCTTCTGAAAAGTTAACGATCACGCCAACTATTGGGGTCAGATATACACAATTTAAGGATTCTGGTTATACGGAAACTGGTAGATCATACCAAAATCTAGCTGTTAAAAAGAGAACGTACAATAAAGTTGAAGGTATTTTAGGTTTAAGCACTGCGACAAACATACAGTTAGACCAATTGCTGTTAACACCAGAAGTGCATGGTTATGTTAATTATGACTTCAAAGGAAAAGCACCAGTAATTGATGCAAGATTAGATGGAATAGATAAGCCATTACCAACCAAGTTAGTTAAACCTTCTAGGCTATTCTTTACTGTTGGTACTAGCTTGACTGCAAAACACAATATGATGGAATATGGTGTTGCCTATAATGCCCACATTGCTAAAAAATATATTGGCCACCAAGGTAGTTTAAAGCTTAAAGTAAATTTCTAGATACCTTTACGTCTTACGTCTTCTTGCAGTGACAGTTTTAACTTTACACAACGTCATTGCGAGGAGATACTTTTAAGTAGCGACGAAGTAATCCAAGGAAGTGACTAAAAATGCGTTGCTTCGTTGGCTCACGCCTTCTTGCAATAACAATGAGAGTGTTTAGGTCATGGCAATTGTCATAACATAAACATTCTCAGCTCCGGACTCTTTCAAGATTTTCGTGCATTTGTTAATCGTAGTTCCGGTGGTCAGCAAGTCATCTACTAATAATATTCTTTGACCTGTAATTTGATATTTTTTATTCAATATAAGGCTATTTGATAAGTTTTTTTCTCGTTCTTTTTTGGATAAAAATGTTTGGGATTTGGTCCATCTTGACTTAATTAATACGTCCGGACTTAGTGGTCTTTTGAGTAACTTGCTGATTTCTATAGCCAAAACCAAAGCAGGGTTATACATCCTAAACAGTCTTTTGAACCTATTCATCGGAACTGGAATTATTAAGTCAACCTCTTGAATCTCATTATAATATTGTCTATAGAATAATTTACTAAAAGTTTTGGCAAGAATGGTTTTGTCTTGATATTTAAAAGTATGAATTATTTTCTTGCTATTCTCGTTAAATTTTATTAAACTACGGGATATGTTATAATGTGGTTTGTGTTGAAAGCATTTTGTACAACACATATCATCTAGAATTGATATATCTAATCTACAGCCACAAACAATACAGTAGGGTTTTGTAATAAAATCAAGTTTCTTCCAACAATCTTGGCAAAAATCCTCCTTAGTATCAGTCACTTCAGCACAAGACAAACATCTTGCTGGTAAAATATAATCTATGAGATAATTATAAAATCTACTGACATAAGATTTATTGACTTTGTACACTATTAAAGCAAACCTTTAAGCGATATCGATGGTTAAATTTACCGGCCTACGAACACATGGATTTCTAATACTAGACTCAATGGATACACAAGGGCTTTTAATTTCATAAGGAGGACCAGAAGTGCATGATAATAATTGCAAAAGCATAACAAAAGGTAGAAAAAATCTTAATAACTTTGTCATAATTGTCATTTAAAACTAATAATTTGTTACCTTGACCTTAGGTTAGGTTAACATAATTCACGATATAACTCAAACACTTTTAATAAAAAAATAAGTTTTAGATGTAAAATACATAATAGTTTGTGGTATTTTCTTAACAACCAATATATAATGTATACTCAAAAATTGATTTACTTCTAAGCTTTGTGAACAAAATTTTAATTGCTTATATTGTGTCAACAAAACCTAGCATCGGAACAAGAATTATAATTTTTAAATATTTGCAAGTAATATAAACCAAGAAAATGATGCTAAACACACCCTTTAAAGAAAGACCTCCTTATGCTAAAAAGTATAATAGTTGGCGTATTAGAATTTTATATTCGATAATTATTGGATATTCAACATTCATACTTTGTCGTCAGAATTTTAATATTGTAATGCCTGCTTTAATGGATCATTTTGATGTAACCAAAACTCAACTTGGCTGGATTTTAACAACCGCTTCTATATTTTATGGTGTAGGAAAGTTGTATAATGGATTCCTCAGCGATAGATCAAATGCTCGTATATTTATGGTGGTTGGTCTTGTCTGTGTGGGTATTATAACATTATTATCAGGGTTTGTTTCCAGTATAACATCGCTTGGTCTTTTGTGGATTCTGAATAATTGGTTTCAATCTATGGGCTGGCCACCTGCA comes from Candidatus Tisiphia endosymbiont of Nemotelus nigrinus and encodes:
- a CDS encoding DUF2706 domain-containing protein, with the translated sequence MTKLLRFFLPFVMLLQLLSCTSGPPYEIKSPCVSIESSIRNPCVRRPVNLTIDIA
- a CDS encoding ComF family protein yields the protein MYKVNKSYVSRFYNYLIDYILPARCLSCAEVTDTKEDFCQDCWKKLDFITKPYCIVCGCRLDISILDDMCCTKCFQHKPHYNISRSLIKFNENSKKIIHTFKYQDKTILAKTFSKLFYRQYYNEIQEVDLIIPVPMNRFKRLFRMYNPALVLAIEISKLLKRPLSPDVLIKSRWTKSQTFLSKKEREKNLSNSLILNKKYQITGQRILLVDDLLTTGTTINKCTKILKESGAENVYVMTIAMT